Within the Flavobacteriales bacterium genome, the region CGGCAGGGATGTTTCTTGTGAACAATGCCAGCTCCCTGGGAGATGGCGACTACCTGCTCTTCGGCCATAACAATGGCGGAGTCGCCAGTTGGACCACCACGGAGGCACCCAATGCAGCTACAGAAAGGGTTGCACGGGAGTGGATGTTTGGTGAAACCAATGATGTAGGTACGATCAAGGTCACTGTGGACCTCTCATCTTTCGCAGCCATGCCCGGTGGTTACAATGCCTACCTGCTGATGATGGATACGGATGGTGACGGAGACTTCACCACTGGTACACCAACCTATTATCCGCTGTCACTCGTGAGCGGAAGTACCTATGAGGCAACCGGCGTGGATGTGGCCAGTAACTATTATGCCACCATAGGTGTGGTGCAGAACATTAGCCAAACTTCCGGGGATTTCGATGATGCCGGTACGTGGTTGTCCGGAATCGTGCCCGGTTCCGGTCAGGATGCGATCATTGACAACGGCGATGTGGTCACACTGACAGCCAATCAAACCGTAGGATCGGTGACCATCAATGGCACCGGTACACTCAACCTGGGTTCTTACACCCTCAGCATAGACAACGGTACCATATCCAACAGCGGAACATTCAATGCAGGCACAGGTACGGTGAGATACAATGCCAGTGCAGCGCAGTGTGTGAGCGGACTCACATACTACAACCTGATCCTGGGTGGCAGCGATACAAAAACATTGTGTGGTGATATCGCAGTAGGTCATGACCTCACCATCTCGTCCGGCGTGACCATGGACGTTTCCGGAAGCAATTATCAGGTGACGGTAGCCGGCAATTGGTCCAACAGCGGAACCTTCACATCACAGAGCGGTACGGTGACGTTCGACGGCGGCTCAAACCAGACATTGTCCGCCTCCACAACCGAAGCATTTAACAGCCTGGTGGTGAACAAAGGAGGCGGAGACCTCGTGCTCTCCAGAAGCATAAGCGTATCGGGCACATTGACGATGACCGCAGGTAATATCAACCTGGGGTCCTATGACCTCTCCATTGGTACTGCCGGTTCTATTTCCGGTGGAAGTTCCACCAGCTACATAGAAGCCAATAGTGTGGGCAAAGTGATCAAGTATTATGCGGCGGTTCCGGCTGCAACGGTTGACTTCCCTATCGGAGATGATGATGATTATTCACCGTTTTCATTCACACTGAATGACGGGACACTTGGCGGTGGTGCATGTGTATCCATCAACCTGCGGGATTCCAAACACCCGAATATGCCGGCAACCGTTACTTACATATCCAGGTACTGGACCGTGACACCAACCAATATATCCTGTAACGGCAGTTGCGATGCAGGACCGGGTGATATTGATTACGACATGAGTTACGTGTACACCAATGCCGACGTGAACGGGAACGAGGCCAATCTGTTGCCCATGAAGTATTCCGGTGGTGCATGGACCACGGATGGGAGTGTGACCGTGGCTACCAATACCCTCAGCTGGAGTGGTGTGACCTCATTCAGTGACATGTCCGGAGGTTTGGATGGGGATGTGCTTCCCATCGAATTGCTTAGCTTTTCAGCTGAGCCGGCAGAGAATATGGTGAACCTGACCTGGATCACAGCGTCGGAAATCAACAATGACTATTTCACGGTTGAACGGTCTGCGGATGGAAAAACCTTCCGGCCCGTGGCAAAAGTAGACGGTGCCGGTAACAGCAACCGGTTGCTGCAATACTTTACAAAGGATGAGGCCCCACTGCCCGGCATCTCTTATTACCGACTGAAGCAAACCGATTATAATGGTGAGGTCTCCTATTCCGCCATCGTTGCCGTTCAATTTGATAACGATAAGAATTCCATGGGGCCCGTTAACATACAGGTATATCCGAACCCGGTTCGTAGTGGCGAAAAGTTTTACTTGGCTTTCGACGGATTGAAAGGAGAGAAAGAAGTATTGATCGTGTTGGTGGATGCCTACGGTCATGAATTATATACCAAAGCAGTGGTAACCAACAACAAAGGTGGATTGCTGGAGGTGATCGATATACAGGGCAGGGTCTCACCCGGCATCTATTTTGTGATCGCCAGTTCGGAACAAACCATCGTGAACCGCAAAGTGGTGTTCAAGTAGTTGGCGCCATCGCATCCGATAAAAGAAAAAGCCTTCCGTCGACAGACGGAAGGCTTTTTCGTGAAAGAGGGTTCTGACGCTTACAACCCTTTCACAAGACGAATGACTTTCTGCGCCTGGGTGTCGGTAGCGATCAAGCGTACCATGTACACGCCGTCGGGCAGTGCGGTCAGGCTGATGGTGTGTGTGCCTGTTTGCAGGTTGCGTTTCACGATCACGGTCTCACCGATCAGGTTGATCACTTCCATCTGAAGGGTACCCTTGCCTTCGATGCTCAGGTTCACCTGATCACCGGCGGGGTTGGGGAAAAGCCTGAGGGCCACATCCTGGTCTAGCTGTGAGAGTCCTACATTCAGCACCGTCAGTGGTGAAGACTCACCGGTACAACCGTTACCGTCTGTCACCTTCACGGTGTACACGCCGTTCACGTTGGGAATGTAGGTATCGTTGGTAGCACCGCTGATCATGGCGCCATCACGGAACCACTGATAAGAATGTGTACCTGTAATACCCGAGATGATCAGGGTGCCGTTGCCATCCTGTGTGATGGTTGGGGTCGGCAGCGGGTTCACGCTGATGGATGTGCTGGTGTTGCCCGTGCATCCGCCGCTGGCGGTTACCGTTACACTGTAAGTGGTATTGGCAGTCGGGTTCACAGTAACAGTCTGGGTGGTTGCACCTGTAGACCATTGGTAAGCGGTATATCCGCTACCGGCATCCATGTTCACCGCATCGCCTGCACACACCGTTGAATTGTCTGCGGAGATGGTCGGGTTCACACCGTTGGGATCCACCGTAGCCACCACTTCCACGCGCTCGCTCACGCACTCCTTCTCCTGGATCTCCCAGTCGTAGAAATAGTAGTAGTATCCATCCGAACCGGCATTGGTACCTGTGATGGACACCACACCTCCTACATTGAGGGGGAAGGTACTGCCGGCATCATTCCGGTAGAGGTCCACGTCTGAAGGCGTGGTGGTCGGATCACCGGTACACTTGATGAAATAATTGGTACCGGGTTGCAGGTAGAAGTCGAGGGTCACGCGGCTCTCACCCGCAGGGATGGTAACGGTTTTGGAAGCATATACCGGACCGGTATCACTGCCTTGCAGCACCTCGATCAGGCGGTCGCCTGCGGTGTTGGCATACACCTTCACGGTGCGCAGGTATACCGATGAAGTTACATCGAAGAACAAACCGCGCAGGTCATTGGCGGTGAAATAGCCACCCGTACCGATGGTGTTATCGGCCGGTCCGCCTTTCACCTTTGCCTTCTCATCCACGGCCTCCACCCAGTAACTGGTGGTGTTGGACACCGAAGGTGAGTAGGTGCCACCGGTGTACAGCAGGGTGCCCCCGTTGGCAGCGTCGTACCAATTGTACTTGTTGCCTGAACCGGAAGCGGACAGGTTCACCGTACCTGAGCCACAGATCTGGTCGCCCTGGGTGGTGGGCGGACTGAGCAGGCTGATGGTCACATAAGACGTCTTGGTGTCGGTGTTTTGTCCATAGGCATTGGTAGCGGTCAGCTTCACGGTGAAGGTACCGCTGGCGGTGTAGGTGTGAGACGGGTTTTGTTGTGTGGAGGAAGCGCCGTCACCGAAATCCCATGCCCATGAAGTAGGGGCGAAGGTACTCTTGTCGGTGAACTGCACCTTGCCGTCGCAGCTGGCGGTTACGTCGGCCACGAAATCGGGTTCGGGGGCCACGTTGCACTGAACGGGATCACCCACACCCACTGCATACCATGCATTGGCGGTTTGCGCATACTCATTGGAGCAGTCGCCGTAGAGATCCTTGGCAGATTCCAGGGCGTAATAGCGGGCGTCGGAATAATCCGAGTTGGCGCCCAGGTAAACGGTCAGGTTGCGGAAGGAGATGTGTCCTGCCTTTTCAATACCGATGCCGGTTACATTATAGGAATCACCGTTGTCGTTTGATCCTGATTCACCTTCCGAGAGTACATAAAACCAGTGGTTCTGCACACCGCTGTTTGTGTGCACACCGCCGTTGTCGTTCGAGCTGGTTTCCCAATAGGTTCCTTTATAGGTATCGGGGTTGGAATAGGTATTCGGGTTGGAAAGGCTGCGGATGGCACCGATGTCGGCCCCCATCAGCCAGTCGGCTTTGCCGGGAGTGGCGTACCATTCCACGAGGGTTCCGAAGATGTCGCTGAAGGATTCGTTCAGGGCGCCTGATTCATAAGAGTAAACCAGGTTGGCACTTTCGGAAGTAACGCCGTGTCCCACTTCATGTGAACCGATGTCGATGGTGGTGAGCGGGTTGTTGTTGCCGTCGCCGTAGCGCATGTAGCTGCCGGTCCACTGGGCGTTGTTCCAGTTGCTGTCCCAATGCACATAACCGATCAGCTTGAGGCCGTTTCCGTCAATGCTGTTCTGGTTTTCCCGGTCTTTCAGGAAGTCGTACATCTTTTCGGCGGCGAGGTGCGCATTGGTGGCAGCATCATCCATGTTGGCCGTAGATGTCCAGTTGTTATCGGAATCGGTGAAGTCAACAGCGCCGCCGGTGGAGGTGCCGTTCTGGGCATTCATGGTTTGGATACCATTGCCGCGTCCGGTTTCACGCAGGCGGTAAGAGCCGTTGTAACTATCGGTGATGATGGTTTGCGTACCATCGTAGCGGGTGTTGGCAGAACCTGTGGCGTCTACCGAGTGGATCAGTTCATTCTTTGCAATGACCTTGCCGGTTTGGGCATCCACATAGATCTGTGCACGTGAATCGGGTTCCAACGACCAGATCTCGTAGCGGTAAGCCAGGCGGAATCCGTTGGTGGGATTGAAGTCGGGCGCCACGATCCACAGTTCGGCTTTGGGTTCGAAACTGAGATCGGGTTTTTCCAGGGCTTTTCTGAGGCTTTCCACTTCAGCCTTATCTTCCCACATGTACCTTTTACCTCCCACGAAATTAAGGGCATCGGAAAGGCTTTGTTCTTCGGAGATGGCGGGCACCACGTTCAGGTCCTTTACATCCATGAACAGTCCGTTCACAGAGCTGACCACACCGCCTTCGAGGTGGGCGCGGAACTCACCGCCCTGCACCGGGATGCCCTTGTACAGTTGCTGGTACTGGATGTGGGTCATGCCGATCCGGTCGGTCTTGGTCTTCACTTGTTGGAAATCGTCTTCGGGTCGGGCCGCCACGGTTGACATGACAGCTGCTTTGGGAGACTGTTGCTTGTGTCGTGCAGATGTACGATCAAATCGTACAAACAGGGGTTTGGATGACCTTTTCTGGTCGAGTCGGATGGTCTCCGCATCAGGGAGGATCGATGCTGCCGCCTGGCCGCTCAATACCTGCGCCTGAAGTCCTGTCCAATTGAGGAGAAATATAGCACACACTATTCCTCCTGCTACCTTTCTTTTCATAGAAGCAGAGTTTATTAATTAAGGTTCGTAAAGTGAATCACCTCCCGGGGAGTTCAGGTGATCGGATGAATAAAAAATTGAGAAAGCGTTAATTCAGAAGCCAAAAGATACAGAATTGTGAATCTAAAAACAATAAAAAAATTTTGAGAAACTTTAAAATTCAGTAATGAAAGTTCGAAAGTTCGTTTGTAACTCGTTGATATAGCTATTGTTTTGGCTATGTCGGTTTTAATATTCCAATCTACTTTCTGAAAATCAAAACCAGTGATTTATGTGGTATTCGTGCCCATCAGATCAAAGAATCGTGAATTCTTTGGCTTAAATACAAGGTGCAAGATTCTTTGGTGATTCGGTTGGGAATGTGACCCGCAAACCATCCGAAAGGTATGGTGGAAAAACAGAATGACACGGGATGAATCCCCTGGCTTTCCTTACATTTGCGCACGAATTGTACCTGATATGTCAAACATTGTTGCCATCGTAGGACGCCCGAATGTGGGCAAATCAACTTTTTTCAACCGCATGGTGGGAGGAAGAGACGCCATTGTAGATGAGGTCAGCGGCGTTACCCGCGACCGGCATTACGGCGTAGGTGAGTGGAATGGTAAGCGGTTCACCCTGATTGATACCGGTGGTTATGTGGTGGGATCCGATGACGTGTTTGAGGAAGAGATCCGCAAGCAGGTGACCGCCGCCATTGAAGAAGCTGACCTGATCATCTTTGTGGTGGATGTGGAAACCGGCATCACCGACATGGACAAGACCGTTGCCAACATGCTGCGCCAAAGCGAGCGGAAGGTCCTCCTTGCCGTGAACAAAGTAGATAACAGCATGCGTGTGAATGACGCTACCGAGTTTTATGCGTTGGGGCTGGGTGAATACCATTGTGTGTCGGCCATAAACGGCAGCGGCACCGGCGAACTGCTGGATGAAATGGCGTCGGAACTCAGCGATGAAGATCCGGATTCAAATTCCGAACTGCCCCGTTTCGCCATCGTTGGCCGGCCCAATGTGGGTAAGTCTTCACTGGTGAATGCCCTGCTGGGGGAAGACAGGCACATCGTAACGCCGGTAGCCGGAACCACGCGGGATGCCATCCACAGCCGGTACAACAAGTTCGGTTTTGATTTCATGCTGGTGGATACTGCCGGTTTGCGTAAGAAAGGAAAGGTGCACGAAGACCTGGAGTTTTATTCCGTCATGCGCACAGTGAGGGCCATCGAGAATTGCGACGTGTGTTTTTTGCTGCTGGATGCCCAGGAAGAATTCGGCGCCCAGGACATGAACATCTTCCGCCTCGCCCAACGCAACAAAAAGGGCATCGTAATCCTGGTCAACAAGTGGGACCTGGTGCAAAAAGACACCCATACGGCGCTCCAATACGAAAAGCTGATTAAGGAAAAGATCCAGCCGTTTACCGATGTCCCCATCCTGTTTATATCCGCACTCACCAAGCAGCGCATCATGGATGCCATGAAGATGGGTGTTCAGGTGTATGAGAACCGCCGCAAGAAGATCGCAACCTCCGTTCTGAACGAATGGATCGAACCCGTGCTGGAAAAATATCCCCCTCCGGCGGTGCGTGGATTGTATGTCAAAATCAAATATGTAACCCAGCTTCCGATCTTCACACCCACCTTTGCATTCTTCTGCAACCACCCGCAACACGTGAAAGACCCTTACAAAAGGTTCCTTGAAAACAGGCTCAGAGAGTCTTTTGATTTCACCGGAGTGCCGATCAATATCGTGTTCAGAAAGAAATAAATGCGTAATTTTTTTTGCTGGAAATACTTGACAGGTACAAATTCACGTTTTACTTTTACAAAGCAGTTTGAAACAAGTCAGTTCTTTTATTCTTTGAATTAAGTTAGAACTTCACAATACGAAGGGGCTCACTTCACAAGTCATGGTTACGGACGCAAATGGATGCACATCAACACTCTTACTTCCATTCTTGACTTAGGGCCCCTTTTTCTTTTTCAGCCCGGCAGGGCACAGAACCCCGTAAACCTTTACGGGGTTTTTTTATGTCCGGGCCGTATCTTCGCTCCCACGATCCCGGCCTTTCGCTTTCCATGGAACACCTACCTGACCATATCATTTTCTTTGACGGCCACTGTCACCTCTGTAGCGGCGCCGTGCAATGGATCCTGAAACGCGACAAACGCAGGGTGTTCTTCTTTGCACCCCTGCAGTCCGGCACCGCAGCTACACTTCTTCCGCCCGAGATGTCAGATCTGCAAAACATGGGTACGTTCGTATATGTCAGAAACGGAGTACTTCTCATCCGGTCAACGGCAGCACTCGCCATGCTGAATCAACTCGGTGGTATCTGGTCGGTGTTGTCCTGGCTGAAGGTTGTGCCCAGGCCCATCCGTGATGCCGCGTACAACCTCGTGGCACGCAACCGCTACAAATGGTTCGGTAAAAGGGAAGTTTGCATGATGCCCCAACCGGGGAATGCAGAACGGTTCCTGGATTAAAATGTCAGGCGATCTTGTCCAGCGCAGCTTTCAGATCTTCCCACAACGCATCCACATCTTCAAGTCCGACATACAGCCGCACCAAATTCAGGCGCAGGACCGGAGATGCATAGTTGGGTGATTCGGAGAGTACGCACAGCGGGTATACCAACGACTCATATCCGCCCCACGATGTGGCCAGCAGGAAATGATGCAGGTTGTTGCAGAATGTTTCCGTGTCTTCCACGCGCTCCGATTTAAGTGCGATCGAGAGCAGTCCGCTTCCGCTTTTCATCTGGCGTTTGGCCAGTTCATGCTGAGGATGACCGGGAAGGAACGGGTGATACACGGTTGCTACGGCGGGGTGGCCTTCCAATCGCTTCGCAAGCTCAAACGCAGACGCCGCACTCCGTTCCATGCGAAGAGGCAGGGTTCTCAGCCCGCGCAACATCATCCATGCATCATGGGGAGAAATGATGGCGCCGAGTGTCATGAACTCCGCGTTGAACATGCGCATGATGCGTTCTTTCGATCCGCACACCACACCGGCCACCACATCACTGTGACCGTTCAGGTATTTGGTTGCCGACTGCACCGTCATGTCAATGCCCATCCGTATGGGTTGCTGCAACAGGGGGGTGCAGTAGCTGTTGTCGCAGATGGTGGTGATGCCTTTTTCTTTTGCCAGCCGGGCCACTGCTTCCAGGTCCTGCAACTCGAAGGTGATCGAGTTCGGACTTTCCAGGTAGATTAGTTTGGTTTGCTCATTGATGGCTGCGGAGATCTGTGCGGTATCGGTGCCATCCGCCATGGTGGTGGTCACCCCGTATTGTACGAGGTATTTGTTCAGCAACTTGTTGGTCCAGCTGTAGGGCTTCTGCACACACACCACATGGTCACCGGCCTTTACCACCGACATGATGGCTGCTGCAATGGCAGCCGTTCCGCTGGAAAACACCAGTGCATCTTCGGCGCCGTCGAGGGCGGCCAGTTTGCTGCGAAGGATGGCAACGGTGGGGTTGTAGCCCCGGGTGTAGAAGGGTACTTCCAGTTCGCGTTGCAGTTCCGTGCGCATGGTAGCCACATCGGGGAATGCAAAGTTGGAAGACTGAAAAAGCGGGGGAGCAACCGCATTCAGATAATCTTCACGGTGCTCCCCCAGTTGGTTCAGGATGTAAGACAGATCATCCATCAATCCTTATGGTGCTATGTTTACAGGTTGAAGGCTTTCTTCACTTTGTCCTTATAGTCGATGTTCTCCCAGCTGAAGAACTCCACGTTGCGCTTGATTTTTTTGCCGTCGCGGACCAGCGCAATGGATTTCGTGTAGGGACCACGGCCGAAGTGACCGTATGCTGCGGTTTCCTGGAAGATGGGGTTCTTCAGTCCGAATCGCTTCACGATGGCTGCCGGACGCATATCGAACAACTTGGTCACCATGGCCGCCACTTCTCCGTCGGAGAGCACTTTGCCTTTGCTGTTCTTGGCTTTGCAGGTGCCATAAGTGTTCACGTAGATACCCACGGGTTGCGCCACGCCGATGGCATAAGCTACCTGAACAAGCACTTCATCAGCCACACCGCCGGCCACCAGGTTCTTGGCAATGTGCCTGCTGGCATAGGCTGCCGACCTGTCTACCTTGGAAGAGTCTTTGCCGGAAAACGCACCGCCTCCGTGTGCACCTTTTCCACCGTATGTATCTACGATGATCTTACGGCCGGTCAGACCGGTGTCGCCGTGCGGACCGCCGATCACGAACTTACCGGTGGGATTCACCAGCAACTTGTATTTCTTCTTGAACAATTTCTGCACGCGTGCGGGAAGCTTTTTGAGTACACGGGGGATCAGGATCGTTTCGATGTCCTTCTTGATCTTGTCCAGCATTTTCTTCTCCGTGTCGAAGTCGTCATGCTGGGTGGAGATCACGATCGTGTCTACATGCATGGGTTTGTTGTCATCGTCGTAAGCGATGGTCACCTGCGACTTGGAGTCGGGGCGGAGGTATTTCATCTGCTTGCCTTCGCGACGAATGGCTGCCAGCTCGATCAGGAGTTTGTGGGCCAGGTCCAGTGCAAGGGGCATGTAGTTGTCGGTTTCATTTGTGGCGTAACCGAACATCATTCCCTGGTCGCCGGCGCCCTGGTCTTCTTCTTTTTTGCGGACAACACCCTGGTTGATGTCGGGTGATTGTTCGTGGATCGCACTGATTACGCCGCATGATTCCGAGTCGAACATGTAATCGGACTTGGTGTAGCCGATCCTGTTCACCACATCACGGGCGATCTTCTGGGCATCGATATAACCCGATGTTTTTACCTCGCCGCTCAGCACAACGAGACCGGTCGTTACGAGCGTTTCGCAAGCAACTTTCGCGTTCTCGTCCTGCGCCAGGAAGGCATCCAGCAGGGCGTCGGAAATTTGATCGGAAACTTTATCCGGGTGTCCTTCGGAAACTGATTCGGATGTAAAAAGATAGGGCATAGTATTCAGATGGTTTGTTTGGTGAAAGGCAAATTTATGATAATCCTAGAATTTGCAAGGGGGATGGGTGAAAATGAAATGCAATGGAAAATGCTACTTCGTCAATTGTTGGAAGACCTCCTCCAGCTTGATCTCTTCTTTCTGCAGGGTGAGGATGGTGACCTTGTTCTCCACCGCGAACTGAAACAATACCGTGCGGAGATCCGCCTCGGCCGCAGATTCGATCCGGTATCTGCGCGTTGTTTCGCTGTGAATGGCTGAGATGCCGGGCAGCGCCTGGAGCGCATCCACGCTGATTTCCGCTTCAAACTCGATGGTAACCACCTGTCCTTTTCCGAGCCCTTCCTTCAGGTCTGATGCCGGTTTGTCGGCCACGATCTTTCCCCGGTTGATGATGATTACCCGGTCGCACATGGCTTCTACTTCCTGCATGATATGGGTGGATAGCATGACGCTTTTCTCAGCCCCCACGCGGCGGATCAGGTTCCGGATCTCGCGCAGCTGGTTCGGATCAAGGCCCGAGGTAGGTTCATCCAGGATCAGCACTTTGGGATCGTGGATCAGCGCCTGTGCCAGTCCGACCCGCTGCCGGTATCCCTTTGACAAGGCGCCGATCTTTTTGTGCTGTTCCAGTCCGAGGCCTGTGATCTCCACCATTTCATCCACCCGCTGCCGGATTTGTTTTCCTTTGAAGTGAAGTCCGCCGATGAACGCCAGGTACTCTTTCACATACATGTCGAGATACAGCGGATTGTGTTCGGGCAGGTAGCCTACATTCTTCCTCACTTCCAGGGACTGTTCCACCACGTCGTAGCCGCACACGTTCACGTCCCCTTCGGTTTGCGGGATGAAGCAGGTGATGATCTTCATCATGGTCGACTTACCCGCGCCGTTCGGTCCTAGAAATCCGACCACTTCCTTGCCGCCCACATCGAAGCTCACATTGTCGAGCGCTTTCTGCTCGCCGTACACTTTGGTGATGTTCCTTACCCGGATAGACATGTGACAAATGTACGTATTGCCTTCAGAGACGGCAAGGCCATCTTCGTCTCTTTGAAGAATTCCCCTACATTCGTGGTAACGATCGCACATGAAAGGCATTGTCATCAAATCAACCGGAAGCCGGTACCTTGTGGAAGATCCCGACGGGCATCTGCTCGACTGCCGGGTCAGGGGAAAAGTTCGCCTGGAAGAACGCGACACCACCAACCCGGTGGCCGTGGGCGATCACGTGGAGATCGAACAGAAAGGCGACGATTGGATCATCTCCACCATTTTTCCACGCACCAACTACATCGTGAGAAAAGCCACCAAGCTGTCGAGTCAGCGACACATCATCGCGGCCAACATCGACAGGGCCTACCTGGTGGTTACGCCGGCATTCCCGCGTACCAGCTTCGGGTTCATCGACCGGTTCCTGGTGACGGCAGAGGCTTATCATATCCCCGTTACCCTGATCTTCAACAAGGCCGACCTGTTCCGGGAAGGCGATGCGGTGGAAGTGCTGGAGGAAATGAAGCAGGTGTATGAAGCCATCGGCTATCCGTGCCTGGTTGTTTCTGCATACAACGAAAAAGATGTACAGATACTGCGGGAGCAGATGCAGCACCGGACACAACTGATGAGCGGGCACTCGGGCGTGGGCAAATCCACCC harbors:
- a CDS encoding methionine adenosyltransferase produces the protein MPYLFTSESVSEGHPDKVSDQISDALLDAFLAQDENAKVACETLVTTGLVVLSGEVKTSGYIDAQKIARDVVNRIGYTKSDYMFDSESCGVISAIHEQSPDINQGVVRKKEEDQGAGDQGMMFGYATNETDNYMPLALDLAHKLLIELAAIRREGKQMKYLRPDSKSQVTIAYDDDNKPMHVDTIVISTQHDDFDTEKKMLDKIKKDIETILIPRVLKKLPARVQKLFKKKYKLLVNPTGKFVIGGPHGDTGLTGRKIIVDTYGGKGAHGGGAFSGKDSSKVDRSAAYASRHIAKNLVAGGVADEVLVQVAYAIGVAQPVGIYVNTYGTCKAKNSKGKVLSDGEVAAMVTKLFDMRPAAIVKRFGLKNPIFQETAAYGHFGRGPYTKSIALVRDGKKIKRNVEFFSWENIDYKDKVKKAFNL
- the der gene encoding ribosome biogenesis GTPase Der — translated: MSNIVAIVGRPNVGKSTFFNRMVGGRDAIVDEVSGVTRDRHYGVGEWNGKRFTLIDTGGYVVGSDDVFEEEIRKQVTAAIEEADLIIFVVDVETGITDMDKTVANMLRQSERKVLLAVNKVDNSMRVNDATEFYALGLGEYHCVSAINGSGTGELLDEMASELSDEDPDSNSELPRFAIVGRPNVGKSSLVNALLGEDRHIVTPVAGTTRDAIHSRYNKFGFDFMLVDTAGLRKKGKVHEDLEFYSVMRTVRAIENCDVCFLLLDAQEEFGAQDMNIFRLAQRNKKGIVILVNKWDLVQKDTHTALQYEKLIKEKIQPFTDVPILFISALTKQRIMDAMKMGVQVYENRRKKIATSVLNEWIEPVLEKYPPPAVRGLYVKIKYVTQLPIFTPTFAFFCNHPQHVKDPYKRFLENRLRESFDFTGVPINIVFRKK
- the gldA gene encoding gliding motility-associated ABC transporter ATP-binding subunit GldA, giving the protein MSIRVRNITKVYGEQKALDNVSFDVGGKEVVGFLGPNGAGKSTMMKIITCFIPQTEGDVNVCGYDVVEQSLEVRKNVGYLPEHNPLYLDMYVKEYLAFIGGLHFKGKQIRQRVDEMVEITGLGLEQHKKIGALSKGYRQRVGLAQALIHDPKVLILDEPTSGLDPNQLREIRNLIRRVGAEKSVMLSTHIMQEVEAMCDRVIIINRGKIVADKPASDLKEGLGKGQVVTIEFEAEISVDALQALPGISAIHSETTRRYRIESAAEADLRTVLFQFAVENKVTILTLQKEEIKLEEVFQQLTK
- the rsgA gene encoding ribosome small subunit-dependent GTPase A translates to MKGIVIKSTGSRYLVEDPDGHLLDCRVRGKVRLEERDTTNPVAVGDHVEIEQKGDDWIISTIFPRTNYIVRKATKLSSQRHIIAANIDRAYLVVTPAFPRTSFGFIDRFLVTAEAYHIPVTLIFNKADLFREGDAVEVLEEMKQVYEAIGYPCLVVSAYNEKDVQILREQMQHRTQLMSGHSGVGKSTLIKALEPRLDLVTKEISPFHLKGQHATTFAEMHRVTGGGYIIDTPGIKELGLVDIPRDEISHYFVEMRALLPGCRFNNCMHVNEPGCAVLEAVKNDMVTPTRYQSYLGMLEETENLQK
- a CDS encoding DUF393 domain-containing protein; translated protein: MEHLPDHIIFFDGHCHLCSGAVQWILKRDKRRVFFFAPLQSGTAATLLPPEMSDLQNMGTFVYVRNGVLLIRSTAALAMLNQLGGIWSVLSWLKVVPRPIRDAAYNLVARNRYKWFGKREVCMMPQPGNAERFLD
- a CDS encoding M4 family metallopeptidase, whose product is MKRKVAGGIVCAIFLLNWTGLQAQVLSGQAAASILPDAETIRLDQKRSSKPLFVRFDRTSARHKQQSPKAAVMSTVAARPEDDFQQVKTKTDRIGMTHIQYQQLYKGIPVQGGEFRAHLEGGVVSSVNGLFMDVKDLNVVPAISEEQSLSDALNFVGGKRYMWEDKAEVESLRKALEKPDLSFEPKAELWIVAPDFNPTNGFRLAYRYEIWSLEPDSRAQIYVDAQTGKVIAKNELIHSVDATGSANTRYDGTQTIITDSYNGSYRLRETGRGNGIQTMNAQNGTSTGGAVDFTDSDNNWTSTANMDDAATNAHLAAEKMYDFLKDRENQNSIDGNGLKLIGYVHWDSNWNNAQWTGSYMRYGDGNNNPLTTIDIGSHEVGHGVTSESANLVYSYESGALNESFSDIFGTLVEWYATPGKADWLMGADIGAIRSLSNPNTYSNPDTYKGTYWETSSNDNGGVHTNSGVQNHWFYVLSEGESGSNDNGDSYNVTGIGIEKAGHISFRNLTVYLGANSDYSDARYYALESAKDLYGDCSNEYAQTANAWYAVGVGDPVQCNVAPEPDFVADVTASCDGKVQFTDKSTFAPTSWAWDFGDGASSTQQNPSHTYTASGTFTVKLTATNAYGQNTDTKTSYVTISLLSPPTTQGDQICGSGTVNLSASGSGNKYNWYDAANGGTLLYTGGTYSPSVSNTTSYWVEAVDEKAKVKGGPADNTIGTGGYFTANDLRGLFFDVTSSVYLRTVKVYANTAGDRLIEVLQGSDTGPVYASKTVTIPAGESRVTLDFYLQPGTNYFIKCTGDPTTTPSDVDLYRNDAGSTFPLNVGGVVSITGTNAGSDGYYYYFYDWEIQEKECVSERVEVVATVDPNGVNPTISADNSTVCAGDAVNMDAGSGYTAYQWSTGATTQTVTVNPTANTTYSVTVTASGGCTGNTSTSISVNPLPTPTITQDGNGTLIISGITGTHSYQWFRDGAMISGATNDTYIPNVNGVYTVKVTDGNGCTGESSPLTVLNVGLSQLDQDVALRLFPNPAGDQVNLSIEGKGTLQMEVINLIGETVIVKRNLQTGTHTISLTALPDGVYMVRLIATDTQAQKVIRLVKGL
- a CDS encoding PLP-dependent transferase; amino-acid sequence: MDDLSYILNQLGEHREDYLNAVAPPLFQSSNFAFPDVATMRTELQRELEVPFYTRGYNPTVAILRSKLAALDGAEDALVFSSGTAAIAAAIMSVVKAGDHVVCVQKPYSWTNKLLNKYLVQYGVTTTMADGTDTAQISAAINEQTKLIYLESPNSITFELQDLEAVARLAKEKGITTICDNSYCTPLLQQPIRMGIDMTVQSATKYLNGHSDVVAGVVCGSKERIMRMFNAEFMTLGAIISPHDAWMMLRGLRTLPLRMERSAASAFELAKRLEGHPAVATVYHPFLPGHPQHELAKRQMKSGSGLLSIALKSERVEDTETFCNNLHHFLLATSWGGYESLVYPLCVLSESPNYASPVLRLNLVRLYVGLEDVDALWEDLKAALDKIA